Proteins encoded together in one Lathyrus oleraceus cultivar Zhongwan6 chromosome 5, CAAS_Psat_ZW6_1.0, whole genome shotgun sequence window:
- the LOC127078452 gene encoding transcription factor bHLH137: MAAFSYQYNPFLVDHSHSPFMCLPPPSQHFHPLHQDIINCVDHQSSKITTVTENEPSSLTKNLSPQSSMVLDKLETGDEQVTQKINPMEKKRRARNNGPSSTNPKSHEIPAEARNKKQKKNKEEEKPKDERKCLDEPPTGYIHVRARRGQATDSHSLAERVRREKISERMKKLQQLVPGCDKVTGKALMLDEIINYVQSLQNQVEFLSMKLTSVNPMFYDMATDLDTFMVRPEKLNNLSSPSPPLSSSVSHCNSPKQGAAFADTTTMTPTNIFQTTNDYLLDTSASIFLQGQRSNIVSEDGSHFWEVEEQRQKFLNSHGFNNNLCSFSLI; encoded by the exons ATGGCAGCTTTTTCATATCAATACAATCCTTTCCTTGTTGATCACTCACACTCACCATTCATGTGTCTTCCTCCTCCTTCACAACACTTTCATCCTCTTCATCAAGATATTATTAACTGTGTTGATCATCAAAGCTCCAAAATTACTACCGTCACTGAAAATGAACCTTCTTCTCTCACCAAAAATCTCAGTCCTCAGTCTTCCATGGTATTGGACAAGCTCGAAACCGGCGACGAGCAGGTTACTCAGAAAATTAACCCTATGGAGAAGAAGAGAAGAGCCAGAAATAATGGACCTTCCTCAACTAACCCTAAATCTCat GAAATTCCAGCAGAAGCGAGAAACAAAAAACAGAAGAAAAACAAGGAAGAGGAGAAGCCAAAAGATGAGAGAAAGTGTTTGGATGAGCCTCCAACTGGTTACATCCACGTCAGGGCAAGAAGAGGTCAGGCCACTGATAGCCACAGCCTTGCTGAAAGG GTAAGAAGAGAGAAAATCAGTGAAAGGATGAAGAAGTTGCAACAACTTGTGCCAGGCTGTGATAAG GTCACTGGAAAAGCCCTTATGTTAGATGAAATAATCAACTATGTTCAGTCTTTACAGAATCAAGTAGAG TTTTTATCAATGAAACTTACTTCTGTGAATCCTATGTTCTATGACATGGCAACAGATCTTGACACTTTCATGGTTAGACCAGAG AAATTAAATAACTTATCATCACCATCACCACCACTATCATCATCAGTGTCACATTGCAACAGTCCTAAACAAGGCGCAGCTTTTGCTGATACAACCACCATGACTCCAACCAACATTTTCCAAACTACTAATGACTATCTTTTGGATACTTCAGCTTCAATTTTTCTTCAAGGACAGAGATCAAATATTGTCTCTGAG GATGGTAGCCATTTTTGGGAGGTAGAAGAGCAACGACAAAAGTTTCTTAATTCACATGGATTCAACAACAACTTATGTTCATTTTCATTAATTTAA